A single region of the Oenococcus kitaharae DSM 17330 genome encodes:
- the yidC gene encoding membrane protein insertase YidC: MSKEKTSMWQLVRRLIIFALIALEVLLVFGGYTKSGRTWQWIGQYMVGFMDWMANDVFKSTNGIGFAIIIITAVIRLVLLPIMFDQQRQGTIQAEKMAMLQPQLSKIQEAMKKASTQQEKMAINSAMMAVYRENNVSMMGGINFLSMLIQLPIISALYTAIRLSTSVLATDNINPATYNSGFLLNGAHFFGIALYRPSLIIAVIAALFYVGQSMISLKMAPEAQRKQMQTMIWISPISIFFFSIFQSAALGLYFLVGGFFVLIQSYILLKIRPKLQEKIRKEFTVKNVADDLLAKAGSDQPAAEAVSAFANNNVNNQKGNGSQKITDTGARNAGKQHRKPKI, translated from the coding sequence ATGAGTAAAGAAAAAACAAGTATGTGGCAATTAGTTCGGCGTTTGATCATTTTCGCTTTAATTGCCTTGGAAGTTCTGCTAGTTTTTGGCGGCTATACTAAAAGCGGCAGAACCTGGCAGTGGATCGGCCAGTACATGGTTGGCTTCATGGACTGGATGGCTAATGATGTTTTTAAGTCGACAAACGGCATTGGGTTTGCGATTATAATCATTACAGCTGTGATTCGTTTAGTATTGCTGCCGATCATGTTCGACCAGCAGCGGCAAGGTACGATTCAGGCTGAAAAAATGGCCATGTTGCAGCCGCAGCTATCCAAGATCCAAGAGGCTATGAAAAAAGCCAGCACACAGCAGGAAAAAATGGCTATTAATTCAGCGATGATGGCCGTTTATCGTGAAAATAATGTTTCGATGATGGGCGGCATTAATTTTTTGTCTATGCTGATCCAACTGCCGATTATCTCTGCTTTATATACAGCCATCAGATTGTCGACCAGCGTATTGGCGACTGATAATATCAATCCGGCAACTTATAATTCTGGATTTTTGCTGAACGGCGCTCATTTTTTTGGTATTGCACTTTATCGTCCATCTTTGATTATTGCTGTGATTGCGGCCTTATTTTATGTTGGGCAGTCTATGATCAGCCTGAAAATGGCACCAGAGGCTCAACGTAAACAGATGCAGACTATGATCTGGATCAGTCCAATTTCCATTTTCTTCTTTTCGATATTTCAATCAGCGGCCTTGGGCCTGTACTTCTTGGTTGGCGGCTTTTTCGTCTTAATTCAATCTTATATTCTTCTGAAAATAAGGCCAAAGCTTCAAGAAAAGATTCGAAAAGAGTTTACAGTTAAGAATGTGGCTGATGACTTATTAGCAAAAGCGGGCAGCGACCAGCCAGCGGCAGAAGCGGTTAGCGCGTTTGCCAATAA
- a CDS encoding YceD family protein, which yields MKFLVQQLQKYRQSPLVIDEQVDLSAPAKENFSDRLLDLMPVHVTGEISYGKNDQIKLDLLLKGTAILPSARSFKPVQYQFEIPVNELYVQDEETLDSFDHSEQVFLVEKNQIDLDAIILENIITDLPMTAYTPEETADNPLSGDGWQIISDENYVAPEQDVQGPQTQSLGDFFPDEPENKKDR from the coding sequence ATGAAATTTTTAGTTCAACAATTGCAAAAATATCGTCAAAGCCCCTTGGTCATTGATGAACAGGTTGATTTATCAGCGCCTGCCAAAGAAAATTTTTCTGACCGTCTGCTGGATTTAATGCCAGTTCATGTGACCGGTGAAATTAGTTATGGGAAGAATGACCAAATCAAGTTGGATCTGCTCTTGAAGGGGACAGCAATTCTGCCTTCTGCCCGAAGTTTTAAGCCGGTTCAATATCAGTTTGAAATTCCAGTCAATGAATTGTATGTACAGGACGAGGAAACCTTGGACAGCTTTGACCATAGCGAGCAGGTATTTCTTGTTGAGAAGAATCAGATTGATCTTGATGCCATTATTTTGGAAAACATTATCACTGATTTGCCAATGACAGCATATACACCTGAAGAGACGGCGGATAACCCACTTTCTGGGGATGGCTGGCAGATAATCAGCGATGAAAACTATGTAGCACCCGAACAAGATGTTCAGGGGCCGCAGACGCAAAGCCTTGGTGACTTCTTCCCGGATGAACCAGAAAATAAAAAAGATAGGTAA
- a CDS encoding nucleotidyltransferase, which produces MKSVGLITEYNPLHNGHLYHLQHAKELTGADIVIVLMSGNWVQRGLPAIVDKWQRAQAALTAGADLVFELPFYYAVQSGDIFADGAVKLLADLQVDTIVCGAEHSDTDFIALARQAPDDQGQVQFDAKNQTYASNFATALAEKSGFYLEDANDILAFSYARAILNQGLEDRLALKTIARVGASYHDETANTERIASATAIRKILSQGGDISAFTPMKNLVFKEYETELFQLLRYRLSTDGYGQLRGIYQVSEGMEYLFKQAMEQNPKDFQSFLAMIKSKRYTFARLHRVLAYILMNIKVDQMNLAMSHPYHRLLAFNDVGRSYLHENKSQFAFPTISHLDQKRAVKELNIDYKAGLVYQQIMAIPQAQDVARTPIQK; this is translated from the coding sequence ATGAAGTCTGTCGGTCTCATAACTGAGTATAATCCCTTGCATAACGGCCACTTGTATCATTTGCAGCATGCCAAAGAACTGACTGGCGCTGATATTGTCATTGTACTGATGTCGGGAAACTGGGTTCAGCGCGGTTTGCCAGCAATTGTCGACAAATGGCAGCGCGCCCAGGCAGCCTTAACTGCGGGTGCAGATCTGGTTTTTGAATTGCCTTTCTATTATGCTGTGCAGTCGGGAGATATTTTTGCCGATGGTGCAGTCAAATTATTAGCGGATTTGCAGGTAGATACAATTGTTTGCGGTGCTGAGCATAGTGACACCGATTTTATTGCTTTAGCTAGGCAGGCACCTGATGATCAGGGACAAGTTCAATTTGACGCGAAGAATCAGACTTACGCCAGTAATTTTGCGACGGCTTTAGCTGAAAAAAGTGGTTTCTACCTAGAAGATGCAAATGATATTTTAGCATTCAGTTATGCACGAGCTATTCTCAATCAAGGATTAGAAGATCGACTGGCCTTGAAAACAATAGCTCGTGTTGGTGCCTCTTATCATGACGAGACAGCTAATACAGAAAGAATTGCTTCTGCGACTGCGATTCGAAAAATCTTAAGTCAAGGTGGCGATATATCAGCTTTCACGCCCATGAAGAACTTGGTTTTTAAAGAATATGAGACTGAATTGTTTCAGCTTCTCAGATATCGTTTGTCCACGGATGGCTACGGTCAGCTTCGTGGCATTTACCAGGTTAGTGAAGGGATGGAATATCTTTTCAAACAAGCGATGGAACAAAATCCGAAAGATTTTCAAAGTTTTCTGGCGATGATTAAGTCAAAGCGGTATACTTTTGCACGTCTGCATCGCGTCTTAGCTTACATATTAATGAATATTAAAGTAGACCAAATGAATCTCGCGATGAGTCATCCTTATCATCGCTTATTGGCTTTCAATGATGTCGGACGCAGTTATCTTCATGAAAATAAGTCGCAATTTGCCTTTCCAACCATCAGTCATTTAGATCAAAAACGGGCCGTGAAGGAACTTAATATCGATTATAAAGCCGGTCTCGTTTATCAGCAGATTATGGCTATCCCACAAGCACAGGATGTGGCAAGGACACCAATTCAAAAATGA
- a CDS encoding class I SAM-dependent DNA methyltransferase, with amino-acid sequence MADNYSTFADLYDSLFDLDLYEEWASFVKERSTASPMIDLAGGSGRLGVLLSQSGYQVTLIDLSEQMLGLASKHAIENEVHLDLIQADMTADWGIPDQFPLITSFADSLNYLVNKQQFARALAQVFRHLSSGGRFLFDVITPYQVNVHYDNFMYNNDDDPEKIFMWSSFPGDEKNSVDHDLKFFIYDERLDAFKLVREVHHEQAFPLTDYTQMLKQAGFVNIQISADFGRQPVGPDTTRAFFSAEKA; translated from the coding sequence ATGGCTGATAATTACTCAACGTTTGCCGATCTCTATGATTCACTGTTTGATCTTGATCTCTATGAGGAGTGGGCTTCTTTTGTGAAAGAACGCAGCACGGCCAGCCCGATGATTGATTTAGCTGGTGGATCCGGCAGATTGGGAGTTCTGCTATCACAATCCGGGTATCAGGTGACACTTATCGATTTGTCTGAACAAATGCTTGGTCTTGCTTCTAAACACGCCATAGAAAATGAAGTCCATTTGGATTTGATTCAAGCAGATATGACGGCAGATTGGGGGATACCTGATCAGTTTCCTCTCATTACTAGTTTTGCCGATTCATTGAACTATTTAGTTAATAAGCAGCAGTTTGCTAGAGCCCTGGCTCAGGTATTTCGGCATTTAAGTTCTGGCGGCCGCTTTTTGTTTGATGTGATCACACCTTACCAGGTTAATGTTCATTATGATAATTTCATGTATAATAATGACGATGATCCCGAGAAGATTTTCATGTGGAGCAGTTTTCCAGGTGATGAGAAGAATTCAGTGGATCATGATTTGAAGTTTTTCATTTATGATGAGCGCCTCGATGCTTTCAAATTGGTGCGGGAGGTTCATCATGAACAAGCATTCCCTTTGACTGATTACACACAAATGTTGAAACAGGCTGGTTTTGTCAATATTCAGATTTCGGCTGATTTTGGCAGGCAGCCGGTCGGACCAGACACGACACGTGCCTTTTTTTCTGCGGAGAAAGCATGA
- the rsfS gene encoding ribosome silencing factor, with product MTNTELLERIVTAIDSKKAERIVALDIQNISFIADYFVIASADTNRQVKAIANELIDQLSQADRAPLEVEGLSQGDWVLVDFGDIVVHLFTSEQRDYYKLEHLWSDAKTIDVSKWVTVEF from the coding sequence TTGACAAACACAGAATTACTGGAAAGAATTGTCACCGCTATTGATAGCAAGAAAGCAGAACGGATTGTTGCTTTAGATATTCAAAATATTTCATTCATTGCGGATTATTTTGTGATCGCAAGCGCAGATACGAACCGCCAAGTAAAAGCTATCGCGAATGAATTGATTGATCAGCTGAGCCAGGCTGACCGTGCCCCTTTGGAGGTAGAAGGCCTTAGCCAAGGCGATTGGGTCCTTGTTGATTTTGGCGATATCGTGGTGCATCTTTTCACTAGCGAGCAGAGAGATTATTATAAATTAGAGCATCTTTGGAGTGATGCAAAAACGATTGATGTTTCTAAGTGGGTGACGGTTGAGTTTTAA
- the yqeK gene encoding bis(5'-nucleosyl)-tetraphosphatase (symmetrical) YqeK: MTYPKYDQLYPEIKAALSRERFEHVVRTGEYAVHLAELNHYDTEKARIGGLIHDYAKERPADDFLAEIDKKHLDPDLKNWNSAIWHGVVGAEFAKDELGIEDEELLNSMRRHTTADVEMTTLDKIVFMADFLELGRNFADTDVARDVTEQSLNDGVAWQLEFSVTRLVRNHQAVYPKTIYAYNHWVGGK, from the coding sequence ATGACTTATCCAAAATATGATCAGCTTTACCCAGAAATAAAAGCAGCTTTGTCTCGGGAAAGGTTTGAACACGTCGTACGAACCGGTGAGTATGCGGTTCATTTAGCAGAACTGAATCACTACGATACTGAAAAGGCTAGAATTGGTGGTTTGATTCACGATTATGCTAAAGAGCGTCCAGCCGATGACTTTTTGGCTGAGATTGATAAAAAACACCTGGATCCGGATTTGAAAAATTGGAATAGTGCCATTTGGCATGGCGTTGTTGGTGCTGAATTTGCTAAGGATGAACTCGGTATTGAAGATGAGGAACTATTGAATTCAATGCGCCGCCATACGACGGCGGACGTTGAAATGACCACACTTGATAAAATTGTGTTCATGGCTGATTTCCTTGAATTGGGCCGTAACTTTGCCGATACGGATGTGGCTCGTGATGTGACCGAACAATCATTGAATGATGGTGTGGCCTGGCAGCTTGAGTTTTCAGTGACACGGCTAGTCCGGAATCATCAAGCAGTTTATCCAAAAACAATTTACGCATATAACCATTGGGTTGGAGGAAAATAA
- the nadD gene encoding nicotinate-nucleotide adenylyltransferase, with protein sequence MNLLTSFSSMTALSQPETSLDRLKEKHRIGIFGGTFNPIHNGQLIAAEQVCTQLGLDRVYFMPDAVPFGGTHENAVEPSTRSEMIRLAIRGNSKFDIELTPIHDGGQQSTYSVLKKLTTAHPENDYYLIMGAHLIRQISSWDQVSSLTKLVHLVAIEEPGVARNSDFQAIWVYVNWLNISSSDIRSRLRTRQSVRYLIPDVVAAYIAEYGLYQGRFL encoded by the coding sequence ATGAACTTGCTAACTAGTTTTTCATCAATGACAGCATTATCTCAGCCGGAGACCTCTTTGGATCGTCTTAAAGAAAAGCATCGGATTGGTATTTTCGGCGGGACTTTCAATCCTATTCACAATGGTCAGTTAATTGCTGCTGAACAAGTATGTACGCAATTAGGCTTGGATCGCGTTTATTTTATGCCTGACGCTGTTCCGTTTGGCGGTACACATGAGAATGCTGTTGAACCCTCAACACGGTCGGAGATGATTCGTTTAGCTATTCGTGGCAATTCTAAATTCGATATCGAGTTGACGCCGATTCATGATGGCGGACAACAGTCAACCTACAGCGTTTTAAAGAAATTGACGACTGCCCATCCAGAAAATGATTACTATCTGATTATGGGTGCCCATTTAATCAGGCAGATTTCGAGTTGGGATCAAGTCTCGTCTCTGACTAAATTAGTTCATCTAGTTGCAATTGAAGAGCCGGGTGTTGCCCGCAATTCTGATTTTCAGGCGATTTGGGTTTATGTGAATTGGTTAAATATTTCTTCGTCGGATATCAGATCTCGGTTACGCACTCGTCAATCTGTCCGCTATCTGATTCCGGATGTGGTTGCAGCATACATTGCCGAATACGGTTTATACCAAGGGAGGTTTTTGTAA
- a CDS encoding YhbY family RNA-binding protein, protein MEILSGKQKRYLRAQGNQLPAVFSIGKNGLSKVWLGEVLDALRVRELIKISLQQNSSSDIDDAINFIQKNSQITVAQKIGHTLLLYLPATNPDYQKISLEVNELAN, encoded by the coding sequence ATGGAAATTTTATCAGGCAAACAAAAAAGATATCTCCGCGCACAAGGCAACCAACTGCCAGCGGTTTTTAGTATAGGAAAAAATGGCTTAAGCAAGGTTTGGCTAGGAGAGGTGCTGGATGCATTGCGCGTTCGGGAATTGATTAAAATCAGTCTGCAGCAGAACAGCAGTTCTGATATTGATGATGCAATTAATTTTATTCAGAAAAATTCTCAAATCACGGTTGCCCAAAAAATTGGGCACACACTGCTGCTTTATTTACCTGCCACGAATCCGGATTATCAAAAAATTTCTCTTGAGGTAAATGAACTTGCTAACTAG
- the yqeH gene encoding ribosome biogenesis GTPase YqeH, translating to MTLNNDQIQQILDEGITCIGCGSLFQTTDPDQAGYIKASKLHDYLAGLTSPDDPIDLLCERCFKLRHYNQIQPVALESSHFQKILSAIADKKALVLYLIDLFDVSGSMINGISRFIGNNPIVIVGNKADVLPKSVKKHKLADWLQREAGKQGIQAVRTIVLSADKGDAGETLLNEIDDYLDRYPEIYVVGVTNVGKSTLINQIIKALSGKGSVITTSRFPGTTLDRIVIPLTEKTAIIDTPGIIHASQMTHVVSPKDYKYLLPNKEIKARTFQLQSGQTIFFGSLGWMDFLNRQNISITAYFENNLMLHRGKTEKSSDFFRLQAGKTLLPITESAMDWISQEIKVLPGQDVVISGLGWVTFRNSTTIRLHLPKGVAFSVRQAEI from the coding sequence TTGACCCTAAATAATGATCAAATTCAACAGATCCTGGATGAAGGCATTACCTGTATCGGCTGCGGCTCTTTGTTTCAAACGACAGATCCTGACCAGGCAGGATATATCAAGGCCAGTAAATTACATGATTATTTAGCCGGACTTACATCGCCCGATGATCCAATTGATTTATTATGCGAGCGTTGTTTTAAGCTGCGCCATTACAATCAAATTCAGCCAGTGGCACTGGAGTCCAGCCATTTTCAAAAGATTCTGTCGGCAATTGCTGATAAAAAGGCACTTGTCCTGTATTTAATTGATCTGTTTGACGTTAGCGGATCAATGATCAATGGTATTTCACGTTTTATTGGTAATAATCCCATTGTGATTGTCGGCAATAAGGCTGATGTTCTGCCTAAATCGGTCAAAAAACATAAATTAGCTGACTGGCTGCAAAGAGAGGCTGGTAAACAAGGCATTCAGGCTGTTCGGACTATTGTTTTGTCTGCAGATAAGGGCGACGCCGGTGAAACGCTTTTAAATGAAATTGATGACTATCTTGATCGCTACCCGGAAATTTACGTAGTTGGCGTCACGAATGTAGGCAAGTCTACTTTGATTAACCAGATCATTAAAGCTTTGTCTGGCAAAGGATCAGTAATTACCACATCCCGTTTTCCAGGTACGACGCTGGACAGGATAGTCATTCCATTGACTGAGAAAACGGCGATTATCGATACACCGGGAATCATACATGCTTCACAAATGACTCACGTTGTCAGCCCCAAAGATTATAAGTATTTGCTGCCTAATAAGGAGATCAAGGCACGCACTTTTCAGTTGCAATCCGGTCAGACAATATTCTTTGGCAGCTTGGGCTGGATGGATTTCTTGAATCGACAGAATATCTCAATCACAGCTTATTTTGAAAATAATTTGATGCTTCATCGTGGTAAAACAGAAAAATCATCTGATTTCTTCAGGCTCCAAGCTGGCAAAACTTTGCTGCCGATTACTGAGTCGGCGATGGATTGGATTAGTCAGGAAATCAAAGTTCTGCCCGGTCAGGATGTTGTTATTTCTGGTTTAGGGTGGGTGACTTTCCGTAATTCAACGACAATTCGCCTGCATTTGCCGAAAGGTGTGGCCTTTTCCGTACGCCAAGCCGAAATTTAG
- a CDS encoding YqeG family HAD IIIA-type phosphatase, giving the protein MRMIFEPTYRVKRVWGISPKALQSRGITTVLADLDNTLVAWNRPEGDRDFFDWHAKLQQAKINLIVVSNNSTARVKRAVTALGVPFESWSWKPLPRGIKKTLRDFDLTKDEVIMVGDQITTDIIASNLAGVRSVLVQPLTQTDGLPTRINRQIAKIITGHKEIHWEDDLIDPK; this is encoded by the coding sequence ATGCGTATGATATTTGAACCAACCTATCGAGTCAAACGTGTCTGGGGGATCAGCCCGAAAGCACTTCAGTCACGCGGTATCACAACAGTTTTAGCGGATTTAGATAATACTCTCGTTGCCTGGAACCGGCCTGAAGGCGATCGGGATTTTTTTGATTGGCATGCAAAATTGCAGCAGGCCAAGATTAATTTGATCGTCGTTTCGAATAATTCGACTGCTAGGGTCAAAAGGGCAGTGACGGCCTTGGGAGTCCCTTTTGAATCCTGGTCCTGGAAACCCTTGCCGCGTGGTATCAAAAAAACATTGCGTGATTTTGATCTCACCAAAGATGAAGTGATCATGGTTGGCGACCAAATTACCACAGACATCATTGCATCCAATTTAGCCGGGGTACGGAGTGTTTTGGTCCAGCCCCTGACGCAGACGGACGGTCTTCCGACTAGAATCAATCGCCAGATTGCTAAAATTATTACCGGCCACAAAGAAATTCACTGGGAGGATGACTTAATTGACCCTAAATAA
- a CDS encoding 3'-5' exoribonuclease YhaM family protein has translation MLNEHKKGDNYSIYLLIKTAEKRSTSKGSPYIRLTLTDRSGEIQTNIWDASEQDSENYIAGKVVYVTAIQDEYQGKPQLKIQDIRLASDSEPSDPSIYEISSPISRKELQSQINDLLFQITNPTWNRVVRNILNKYADAYYEFPAAKKIHHAFRGGLAFHSLSIAKLALKVTDLYPQINRSLLLAGALIHDIGKVVELSGPVGTEYTMEGQLLGHIVIGDEIIVQAATELGFDLASEDMILLRHLMISHHNKPEFGSPESPKELEAYVLSKLDDLDAHIQMITDAVGKTAAGGFSEKIFGADNLSYYHPKDGLLTDDDSK, from the coding sequence ATGCTTAATGAACATAAAAAGGGTGACAACTATAGTATTTATCTGCTGATTAAAACAGCCGAAAAACGGTCCACTAGTAAGGGATCTCCCTATATCCGCTTGACTTTAACTGATCGTTCGGGTGAAATTCAGACAAATATTTGGGATGCCAGTGAACAGGATAGCGAAAACTATATTGCTGGGAAGGTTGTTTACGTCACGGCTATTCAAGATGAATACCAAGGCAAACCGCAATTAAAAATCCAAGATATTCGCCTTGCCAGCGACAGCGAACCAAGCGATCCGTCGATTTATGAAATTAGTTCTCCAATTTCTCGAAAGGAATTGCAGTCGCAAATCAATGATTTGCTCTTTCAAATTACGAACCCGACTTGGAATCGTGTTGTACGCAATATTTTAAACAAATATGCAGATGCCTACTACGAATTCCCGGCAGCTAAGAAAATCCATCATGCTTTTCGCGGCGGCCTGGCCTTTCACTCTCTTTCTATTGCTAAATTAGCTTTGAAAGTCACAGATTTATATCCACAAATTAATCGTTCCTTATTGCTAGCTGGCGCTTTGATTCATGATATTGGTAAAGTAGTTGAACTTTCCGGCCCGGTTGGAACTGAATATACAATGGAAGGACAACTGTTGGGGCACATTGTGATCGGTGATGAAATTATCGTGCAGGCAGCAACCGAACTTGGTTTTGATTTAGCTTCAGAAGATATGATTTTATTGAGGCATCTGATGATCAGCCACCACAACAAGCCAGAATTTGGTTCGCCGGAATCCCCTAAAGAATTAGAGGCTTATGTTTTATCGAAATTGGATGATTTGGATGCACATATTCAAATGATTACAGATGCTGTCGGTAAGACAGCTGCTGGCGGATTTTCAGAAAAAATATTTGGTGCAGACAATTTATCTTATTACCATCCCAAAGATGGTTTATTGACTGATGATGATAGCAAGTAA
- a CDS encoding ATP-binding protein, protein MIIRKLHIVGFGKFSDFDLDLRNDLQVVYGENESGKSTLRQFISGVLFGFTQNKRQASNLYEPHNGAQYGGSLLLEKDQRLWEISRLGRTQSRLSVKAPNGVESPNPEDQLKQLLAPFTEDSFQDIFSFDQEQLNEIRNLSGKDLSNRLLSFSAVNADRWQELSAALDKSASDRFGVTKTAKRPINRLIKDFEDLDTQIDAMTGQLSQYRQAEENKDRLVHQLEEVESQQKKLQIQIGQFTKLADLSDLYAEKNELAAGSSDLEAFSDAQITALTDSTAAQVEKLEGQINGIDLDEGSDHSTEISENPLLTIYKNNQRDLDLLDQSIPNLIAGNNLFDQTKNELKVLSSRLDQLHADLKVKFNDPIPKPLPQGLNIQPKTKISAFFIIGIILAVAGVLGIVYGFLSLEFPLPFFICGAGGLIIGGLLAFFERPKKESIDLSGYGYGTQTDLALITASQRELQEYDEKVQNFNQLVKQKQGQLYKIDSLLKLAMPLKQYLPDSAQSHDTLVGQIQVLLNEIRDEKRSAALSAEQKRLVEDNRQQQQNHLNDLKNQQRQIFDSLKVTDYSEFQKLLAARSSAQQRQDHLQNIEQVLTTDKEAMINQLGGIDQIILKIQAAKAQLTNLDAKIQDVNGQLLTVQSQLMSLSGDRDYQDKLQQRADLETEINNELEGYFTNRLAASWINESLYEISHERMPEIKKQAEAYFSELTDGKYREIIFQDHALLVTNGQGDHFYAYELSKGSSEQLYVALRLAFAESLAVKNPLPFLIDDSFVNFDASRKDVMDRILNHLAEKYQVIYFTANHDQNFMETNIIDLGALANA, encoded by the coding sequence ATGATCATTAGAAAACTCCATATTGTTGGTTTTGGAAAATTTTCAGATTTTGACCTTGATCTGAGAAATGATTTGCAAGTTGTTTACGGGGAAAATGAGAGCGGCAAATCGACATTGCGCCAGTTTATCAGCGGCGTTCTTTTTGGATTTACACAAAACAAACGTCAAGCCAGCAATTTGTACGAACCACACAACGGTGCACAATATGGCGGCAGCCTGCTTTTAGAAAAAGACCAGCGTCTTTGGGAGATTTCCCGTTTAGGCAGGACACAGTCCCGTTTATCTGTTAAGGCCCCTAATGGCGTAGAATCTCCTAATCCCGAGGACCAGTTGAAACAATTGCTGGCACCTTTTACAGAAGACAGTTTTCAAGATATTTTTTCTTTTGATCAAGAACAATTGAATGAAATTAGAAATCTGTCTGGCAAAGATTTGTCAAATCGCCTGCTAAGTTTTTCGGCTGTTAACGCAGATCGATGGCAGGAATTGAGCGCAGCACTGGATAAATCTGCCAGCGACCGTTTTGGTGTCACTAAGACCGCTAAGCGACCGATAAATCGACTTATTAAGGACTTTGAAGATCTTGATACTCAAATTGATGCCATGACTGGCCAGCTGTCTCAATATCGCCAGGCCGAGGAAAACAAAGACCGCTTGGTGCATCAATTAGAGGAAGTGGAGAGTCAGCAAAAGAAATTACAGATTCAGATCGGTCAATTTACAAAGTTAGCAGATTTATCTGATTTATATGCCGAAAAAAATGAACTTGCAGCGGGTAGCTCCGATCTGGAGGCTTTTTCGGACGCGCAAATCACAGCTTTGACAGATAGTACAGCTGCACAAGTTGAAAAATTGGAAGGTCAGATCAACGGCATTGATCTAGACGAGGGAAGCGACCATTCTACCGAGATTTCTGAAAACCCGCTTTTAACAATTTATAAAAACAATCAGCGAGATTTGGATCTTTTGGATCAGTCGATTCCAAATCTTATTGCTGGTAACAACCTATTTGACCAGACCAAAAATGAGTTAAAAGTTCTCTCCAGCCGATTGGATCAATTACATGCTGATTTGAAGGTCAAGTTTAATGATCCGATTCCAAAGCCTTTGCCGCAAGGCTTGAACATTCAGCCAAAAACAAAGATATCAGCCTTTTTTATCATTGGCATTATCTTGGCTGTTGCGGGAGTTTTGGGCATCGTATATGGCTTTCTTTCTCTTGAATTTCCACTACCATTTTTTATCTGCGGCGCGGGCGGCCTGATCATTGGCGGCTTGCTGGCGTTTTTTGAACGCCCTAAAAAAGAATCAATCGACTTGTCAGGATACGGTTACGGCACACAGACCGATTTGGCGCTGATTACTGCATCTCAAAGAGAATTACAGGAATATGATGAGAAAGTTCAAAACTTTAATCAGCTTGTCAAACAAAAACAGGGACAGCTCTATAAAATTGATTCGCTTTTAAAATTGGCTATGCCGTTAAAACAGTATTTACCGGATTCTGCACAGAGCCACGATACGCTTGTTGGACAGATTCAGGTACTTCTCAATGAGATTCGGGATGAAAAACGGTCAGCCGCACTTTCTGCCGAACAAAAGCGTTTAGTCGAAGATAACCGTCAACAACAGCAAAATCATCTAAATGATTTAAAGAATCAGCAGCGGCAGATTTTTGATAGTCTTAAAGTCACTGATTATTCCGAGTTTCAAAAACTGCTGGCAGCACGTTCATCGGCACAACAGCGGCAGGATCATTTACAGAATATTGAACAGGTTCTCACAACTGACAAAGAAGCAATGATTAATCAGCTGGGAGGAATCGATCAGATTATTTTGAAGATTCAAGCTGCCAAGGCTCAGCTGACAAATCTCGATGCAAAAATACAAGACGTGAATGGGCAATTGTTAACCGTTCAATCTCAACTGATGAGTTTAAGCGGAGATCGCGATTATCAGGATAAATTACAGCAGCGGGCTGATTTAGAAACCGAAATTAATAATGAATTAGAGGGGTATTTCACGAACCGGCTGGCGGCCAGCTGGATTAATGAAAGTTTGTATGAAATCAGCCATGAGCGAATGCCTGAAATTAAAAAACAAGCTGAAGCCTATTTCTCTGAACTGACTGACGGCAAATATCGTGAAATTATTTTTCAGGATCATGCCCTGTTGGTTACAAACGGCCAGGGTGACCATTTTTATGCTTATGAGCTTTCCAAGGGAAGCTCCGAACAGCTCTATGTCGCATTGAGGCTTGCCTTTGCTGAATCATTAGCAGTGAAGAATCCACTGCCTTTCTTAATTGATGATAGTTTTGTCAACTTTGATGCCTCAAGAAAAGATGTCATGGATCGCATCCTGAACCATCTGGCTGAAAAATATCAAGTCATTTATTTTACTGCCAATCATGACCAAAATTTCATGGAAACGAATATCATTGACTTAGGAGCACTGGCAAATGCTTAA